From the Mesorhizobium koreense genome, the window AATTCATCGCGGCGCACAAGGACGAGTACCCGCTCCTGTCGCGGCTGCCGCTCTGGTACGCGCGCTACAAGCCGGAAATCGCCGATCATTTTCCCAAGGGCAATTGGGACGGCTACACGCTGTGGCAATTCTCCTCGCAGGCGAATTGCAGCGTCCGCCAGTGTCCCTATCGCGTTCCCGGCACACCGACCGATATCGACATCAACGTCGCGGCGATGGATGCCGACGCGCTGCGCAAGGCCTGGCCGCTCGACGCGCTCGTGGATCGCAAGGAAGAGCTGATCGTCAACGTGCCGGTGCCGTTGGGGCGTGAAGAGGCGCTTTCGGGGGGTGAACCCATCGTCTGGGCGACGGTCGATCCGACAAGCGACGCAAAGCTGCTCGCCGCAGCGTATGCGCGAGCCGGCAACCGCTATCCGGCTGGGGGTCCGCCCGTGGAGGACCCCACGGCGCGGCTCGCCGAAGCCCTCCTCGCTTATCTCGGCTCACTGGGGGAAGGCGTGCTCGCCTATGCCGGGCTGGATGCGTCCTCGCCGGGGGTCGACCCGATCACCATCGCGGCGATCCCTGTCGAGGAAGCGAAAGGCGACCCCCTTCCGCACGGGCCGTAGCGCAGGCAATCGCCGGACGAAGGCATTTTTTCGCCCGGTGGAGCTTCCGGCACTGAAACCCGTTTCGGCCGCTGGACACCCCAGAAACTCTACGATACGACATCAAAGACGGAGCGGTTGGGTACGGAAACAAACCGACCCAGCCGAGCTGCCAGAACCTTCTCATCAAACGGTCCCCCCCACCCTTCCCGGCGAAAAGCGTGGGGTCTGCTTTTGGCGGAAATCAATGCCCAACCGCACTGGTCAAGGCCGTTTTGAGAACCGAGGCGCGCCGAACCTTCGGACGCTGGCTTCCGAATACCTTGGATCGGTGGCGTCCGATCGGATCCTGCCCTACCTTTTACTGGCTCTCCTTTTCGTAACCACGATAGCGTTCCGGCCAGTGCTGCCGGTCGATGAAACACGATATCTCAGCGTTTCATGGGAAATGCTCCTGAAAGGCAGCTACATCGTTCCGACGATGAATTTCGTGCCTTATTTCAGCAAGCCGCCGCTGCTTTTCTGGCTGATCGACATCTCCTGGGGCGTTTTCGGCGTCGGCCGCGTTTCGGCGCTTCTGGTGATATTCGTGGCGTCATGCCTATTCATCTATCTGACGACACGCCTGGCGCGGGCCCTCTTTCCCGATGCCGCGGCGCTCTCCAGACGCATGCCGTGGCTGGTCCTGGGCAATGTGGCCTTCATCATCTATTCCAGCCTGATCCTCTTCGACATCCTGCTGACGGACTGCATCGTCGCATCGTTCCTGTCGTTGCTCCTGTTCGCCAGAGGGCGCGGCCGCCGATATGCGCTCCTCGCCGGGTTTTTCATCGGCTTAGGCCTGCTGGCCAAGGGCCCGGTGATGCTCATCCATGTCGGCTGGCCGATCGTTCTTTACCCGATATGGCGCAACCCGGACGGCGAGCTGACCCCGGGGCAATTCTATCGCGGTGCCCTACTCTCGCTTCTCGCCGCTCTCGTGGTCGTGCTGTTCTGGCTCGTGCCGGTGGTCGCCCATATGGGCGATGCCATCTACAGCTTGATATGGAGCCAGTCCGCCGGCCGGATCACCGGCACTTTGCGGAACTCCCACGACCGGCCCATCTATTTCTACGCCCTGCTGCTGCCGATCATTGCCCTTCCCTGGCTTCTGTCACCGGAACTATGGCGTTCGGCGTCACGCATCAGGTCGCAGGGCCGAAGCCTCCTTTCGGCGGCGGACCGCCGGGCGCTTCGTCTGCTCCTGTCATGGAGCGTCGGCGTATTCGTGACGTTCAGCCTCATCTCCGGAAAGCAGCCGCACTACCTCGTTCCCCTCATTCCCCTGATCACGATCGGCATCGGATACTTGCTGGTGTCGGCGCCGCTTCTGCCGATCAGGAGTTGCGCGGTGCTTTTGCTGGTGGCGGCCGGGATCGGCCAGGCGGTCGCCTCGCAGACACTATTTAGACGTTATGATCTCCAACCGTTGGCGAATTATATCGCCGAGAGACGCGACGCGGACTGGGCTTTCGCCGGAGACTACCAGGACCAGTTCGGTTTCCTGGCGCGGCTGGAAAAACCGTTTGTGGAGATCGACAACACCCAGGTCGGGGATTGGATGGCCTCGCACCCGAACGGCTACGTCATCATGACGTTCAGGCATGCACCGAAGGTATCCGACGGCGTGGATTTCAGCATCCGGGCCGACAGGGGCTATTTCGGCGTCCGGAAGGCAGGCGATCCCGGAGCCCGGACAGGGTCCGGAAGCTAGGGCGAAGGTTACGCGAAGGCCGGCCTTCCCGTCTTCATCGCCGGCGTACCCGCAGTCTCATCCAATCGCGCGCCAGCCGATATCGCGCCGGCAGAAGCCGCCCGGAAAGCCGATCCTGTCCACCGCCTCATAGGCTTTTCGCTGCGCTTCGACGACCGTACGCCCAAGGGCCGTCACGTCGAGCACGCGGCCGCTGGCAGCGACCAGTCGTCCGCCCTTCTCCGCCGTACCGGCCTGGAAGACGATCGCTCCGTCCGCTTCGGCCGCCCCGATCCCGGAGATCGGCGCGCCCTTTTCCGGGTTCGTCGGATAACCCTTCGCCGCGATGACGACGGTAAGCGCGGCCTCGTCACGCCAGCGGACCGACATATGGCCGAGCTGACCGTCGGCGGCAGCTTGCATGAGGACGAGGATATCGTCCTTCAGACGCGGCATCAGCACCTGGCATTCGGGATCGCCGAAACGGACATTGTATTCGATGAGCTTCGGCCCGTCGGCCGTCAGCATCAGGCCTGCATAGAGGATGCCCGAAAACGGCGCACCTATTTCCGCCATGCCGCGCATGGTGGGCTCCACGATCTCGCGCATGGCGCGCTCGATCATCGCTGGTGTCATCGCCGGCGCCGGCGAATAGGCGCCCATACCGCCGGTGTTCGGCCCGGTGTCGCCGTCACCGACGCGCTTATGGTCCTGCGCGGTGCCGAAGGGCAGCGCGGTCGTGCCGTCGCAGAGGCAGAAGAAGCTCGCCTCCTCGCCTTCCAGATATTCCTCTACGACGACTTCGGCGCCAGCGCCTCCGAACGCCCCGTCGAAGCAGGCATCGATGGCGGCCAGCGCCTCGCCTTCATTCATCGCGACGGTGACGCCCTTGCCCGCCGCCAATCCATCGGCCTTGACGACGATCGGAGCGCCGACTTTTTCGACATAGGCCCTGGCGTCTTCGGCATTACCGAAGCGGCCATAGGCGGCGGTCGGGATGCCGTAGCGGGCGCAAAGATCCTTGGTGAAGCCTTTCGATCCCTCCAGCCGCGCCGCCGCCGCCGATGGCCCGAAAACGCGAACACCCGTCGCCCGCAGCGTGTCGGCAAGCCCGGCGACCAGCGGCGCCTCCGGGCCAATCACGACAAGGTCGATGGCCTTCTCCCGGCAGAACGAAAGGACGGCTGCATGATCAGAGGCGTCGAGCCCGACGCACTCCGCCTCCTTCGCGATGCCCGGATTGCCCGGCGCGGCGAACAGCCGCGTCAGCATCGGAGACGCCGCGATCTTCCACGCCAGCGCATGCTCGCGCCCGCCCGAGCCGATCAGAAGGACGTTCATGAAGGCGTTGCCGGCGTTTTCATGCTCCCCTGCTAAGGGAGCGGGGCACCCGGATCAAGGTTCCGCGGCTTATACTCAACGGAAAAGACAACCGCTTCCGCTTGACGCCCCGCCTCTTGCCTGCCACTCCCATCTCCATGGAAAGCATCCAGTCACGCGCCGGACAGGGTCGGGTTGCAGATGCGCCTTCGGGCCATTGGGTTTATCGCGCCTTGCCCACATGGCTATGGCCCTATGCGCAGCTTGCGCGCTGGGACCGGCCGATCGGCTGGTGGCTGCTTCTTTGGCCATGCTGGTGGTCGGCCGCGCTGGCCGCAAGCGCACACGCCGAGCCTGGCATACCCCTGTGGTCGGCCCTGCCCTCGCCCTGGCATCTCCTCTTCTTCCTCATCGGCGCCATCGCCATGCGCGGCGCCGGCTGCACCTATAACGATCTCGCCGACGAGGACATCGACGCCGCCGTCGAGCGGACGCGTTCGCGGCCCTTGCCTTCGCGACAGGTGACGCGACGGCAGGCATGGGGCTTCCTCGTGCTGCAGGCGTTGGTCGGGCTGGCGGTGCTCGTGCAGTTCAATCCCTTCGCTATCCTCCTCGGCATCGCGTCGCTCGCCATCGTCGCCGTCTATCCCTTCATGAAGAGAATCACCGACTGGCCGCAATTCGTTCTGGGACTTGCCTTTTCCTGGGGCGCGCTGATGGGCTGGGCGGCGCATTACGGCTCGCTCGACTGGCCGCCGGTCCTGCTTTATGCTGGCTCGATCCTGTGGGTGATCGGCTACGACACGATCTACGCCCACCAGGACAAGGAGGACGACGCGCTGGTCGGCGTACGCTCAACCGCGCGGCTCTTCGGCAACAATACGAAATGGTGGCTGGTCAGGCTCTATGGTGGCGCGCTGATGCTGATGGCGATCGCCTTCGCGCTGGCGCGTGTGCCGCTGCCGGCACTCGCAGGCCTGGTCGCGGCCGGCTTCCATATGGCCCATCAAATCCGGGTGCTGGATATCGACAACCCGGACCAGTGCCTGAGACTGTTCCACTCGAACAAGGTCGTCGGCTGGCTGATCTTCGTCGGCCTTCTGGCCGGTGGAATATGGGCGAGCCTCGCGCCGCTGATATAGCGGCAGGCGCGGCCAAGCTCATTGCCGCGCGATGATCTCCTCGCCATCCACGATCAGCCTGAGGCCGAGATCGCCCGGCTTGCGCCGCGCAAGGAAACGCGGGCGCCTTGTGCGGACCGGCCTGCCCTTGCGCCGCTCCTTCGGCGGCTCGGTCTTTACCGCACCGAGCGATTCTTCCAGCGTGCGGGCAACTCCGTCCGCCTCGATCAGAAGCATCGGCAGCCGGTAGGCGTCCGACCAGGCGCGCCAGTCGGCGGCGACATCGTCGAGATTCTCCGCCACCAGAAGCGGCACGGCCAGCATGGGATCATTGTGCAGCAATTCGAGCGTAACGGTCACACAGCCGTCTCCGTCCTCGATAGCGCGCGCGGCAACGCCGCGGAACGCATTGGCAGGCAGGATCACCGTCACCGGCAACCCGCTCTTCTCGAGCAGGCGCCGGATGACGACGCCGCGCTGGTCGATGGTGAAATGCACGTCGCCGAAATCATCGCGCGTCGCGTAGCTCGTCGCCTGCGGCAGACGAAACGGGTCGAGCCGCATGTTGCAGCCCGCCCAGACTGGTTTCAGCCCGGTGTTCATGTTGACGCCTTCCTGCTTCTCCCGAGAGCCTTTGCGGTTCTCGCGGGCCGGTGTTCCCGGCCTCGTTTATGGCGTGAAGGATAGGCGGCGCTCCTTACCGGCGGGCTTAAGGAAGTCGGTTAAATTTTCGCTGATCGCGCCGATGGTTAGCGCTTTGCGACCCAAGGTAAGGAGATGAAAGGACAATTGAAGCAAAGGTTAAGCCAAGGGGGAAACGGCTTGGCGGCGGCGCACGGTTGGCTGCCGCACGGGAGCGCCGGCGCATGGCTCGCCGAAATTGGCTGCACGGCACAAGCAGCTCGACCGGAAATATTCGGCGGCATCCGTTTCACCGGCAGATGAAAATAAACAATTTTCGGTCGCGCCTTGTTTCCAACACCTTTAAACTGTATCTTCTATCGGTCGATCTTGTTGATGAACTTTGTTGCTGCGCTACGGCGCCCTGACGATCTTCCCTCTCAATTTCGAAGAATACGGCGTTTGGCATTCGGTCAGGCGTCGAAAATCTATGCCGATTTGAAAGGAAATCGCCATGAATACGGGAACGGTCAAGTTCTTCAATTCCACCAAGGGTTTCGGCTTTATCGAACTGGGTAACGGCCAGCCGGACGTTTTCGTCCACATCTCCGCCGTCGAGCGCTCTGGCATGCAGTCGCTGGTCGAGGGCCAGAAGGTCAGCTTCGACATCGTGAAGGACGCCCGGAACGGCAAGAGCGCCGCCGAGAACCTTAAAGCCGCGTAAGGATAAATCGCGCTTCTGGCCTTTGACCACGGATGTACTGGCACAGGCCGTCGAGGCGCCGAGGAGAAGGTCGGGTTCGCCCGGCCTTTTTTGCATTGGGAGCTACATATGAGGAAAGCCATCCCTGTCGACAACGTCTTCAAACCGAAGCCATCGCAGGCTGAACTACGGGTTGACGCGACAACGAGGGCGGCACAGGCCATCATAAGTGAGGAAGTAAACGCGCGCGACGCCAAGACGGAGCGTCTGCGTGCCGCCCGGTTGGCGCTAGAGGCGACGGAGGAGCCCCCGGTGCAAAAGATCAGCGCAAAAAAGAAGACACGCCGCAAACGTTGAATAAGGTGCCCGCCAGGCACCCAATCCCTCAACAGGAGCAGGGCCCATCAATGGATCGCAAATCCTTCAAGGCGCCGGTTACCGTCTACCTCAAGGATTCGAGGGAATTCCGCGTCATCTGCGACCTGGCCAACGCTTCCGATTTCCTTTTCGACCATTGGGCTGGAAACGACAGTCCCGACTGGACGTTTGCGATGAACAAGTGCAGCGCCGCGATGATGGGAAAGGCGCCGGCCGACGAGGCGCGAACGGCGTTCATCGCAGCGACGAAAGCGGCAGGAATGCAGATCAACTGCGAAATATCGCTACCCTGAGATGAATATCAAATGGCATCGGATACTAAAGGCCGCGATGATGCTCTTGGCCGCCGTAATCGCCGTCTACCTGCTCATGCACATCCAATAGGATTTCCGGTCGAAGAATACTCCGACCGGCATGTTGGGATGGCCCCGCCTTCACCAATCATAAACCATATTCCTATCCTGCACCGAACTGCCGTTAGGGCATATACTGTCGCGGCATCAGGAAACCACCTATATTGGCGACAGGCGCGGGCGGGCCGTCAGGAGGTTCTTGGATGGCTTCCCTGTCCAAACTCGCGCCGGAAGTGGACGAAAAGATCCAGCGTGTGATTTTCGAGGATCTGCAGGTCAGGCCGCTGTCTTCGGTCGTCTCGGTAAACGGCCTCGTCGCCTATATCCGCACGGCCGTGCCCGAAACACGCCGCACCGACCGCCAGCTTGCAAAAATGGCTTTCGACGCGGCGATGCAACTCGGCCTCGTGCCGGTCTACGATCCCGAGGTTCCGGCATCCGGCCCGCGCGGGGATTTCCGCGGCGGCTACGGCTACGGGCACCGCGCCCACAAGCCCGATCCGGATGCCCGCTACGGTTTCGAGCCACAGGGCGTCCGCCCGCTGCCGGTCAAGACGCGCAGCAGGTGGCGGTAGCCGGCAATCCGGCGATCAGTCGATCCTCAAGCGGAACATGCATCCCATCCGGCCGTTTCCTCGACAGGAAACCGCCGGAGACGAGAGATGAAAGAGAAAACCCCGATCGGCAATCCCGATAGCCTGCAACGGTCAAGGAACCAGCGCGCGCCGGCCGGAAGCATAAACCTAAGGGAGACCGGCCGTCACGTTGCCAGGCATTTCCCCGGCACGGAGCGAGAGCCCGAACTCGAACCGCCTTTCGAACTTCCGCCGAAGAAACATAGCGGCAACAGGAATTGAACCACCCGTTCCGTCAGATCACCTTGCCGGGGTTCATGATGCCGAGCGGGTCGAAGACCTCCTTGACGCGGCGCATCAGGTCGATGGCGACAGGCGGGGCGGTGGCGGCAAGCTCATCGCGCTTCAGCGTGCCGATGCCATGCTCGGCGGAGATCGAGCCCGAAAGCGCGCGCACGATATCGTGCACGGCCTTGTTCACATCGCCGTAGCGCTTCAGGAACGCCTCGCCGTCTGCACCGATCGGCTGCGAGATGTTGAAGTGAAGATTGCCGTCACCCATGTGGCCGAAGCCCACGATCCGCGCGCCCGGCACCACCTGTTCCACCGCCTTCGACGCGCGTTCGATGAATTCGGGGATCGAAGCGACCGGTACGGATATGTCGTGCTTGATCGAGGTACCCTCGGCCTTCTGTGAATCCGGCATGGTCTCGCGCAGGCGCCACAGCGTCGCCGCCTGCGCCAGATTGGCGGCGAGCGTGGCGTCGACCACCAGCCCGCGCTCCAGCCCGTCGGCGAGGATTTCTTCGATCAAACCGCGCGCATCCTCGGCTGAGCGCCCCGACGACACCTGCATCAGCACATACCAGGGGCAGGCGGTCGCCAGCGGCGCGGTGGAATCGGGGATGTGGCGGACGGTGAAATCGAGGATGATGTGCGGGATCAGTTCGAAGGCGGTCAGACCGCTGCCCGCACGGTCGAGCGCCAGATTGAAAAGCTGAAGCGCCTTTTCCGGCGATTCCAGCCCTACCCATGCAACCTCGTTGCCGCGAGGCTTCGGGAATAGCTTCATGACCGCCGCGGTAATGACGCCGAGCGTGCCCTCCCCTCCGACGAAGAGGTCCTTCAAATCGTAGCCGGTATTGTCCTTCTTCAGCTTGCGCAGATCGTCGAAAATGTCGCCGTTCGGCATGACCACTTCGACGCCGAGGCAGAGTTCACGCGCGTTGCCATAGGCAAGCACGCCGGTGCCGCCGGCATTGGAGGAAAGGTTGCCGCCGATGCGGCAGGTGCCCTGGGAGGCGAGCGACAGAGGGAAGAAACGGTCGGCCGCGTCCGCCGCCTCCTGCAAATTCTGCAGGATGACGCCGGCCTCGGCGGTGATCGTATTGGAGCGGGTATCAACCTCGCGGATGCGATCAAGCCGTTGAAGCGACAACACCAGCTGACGCCCGGACCTGTCCGGCATCTGGCCGCCGACGAGGCCCGTATTGCCGCTTTGCGGCACGATCGCGGTGCGCGTCTCGGTGGCGAGCTTCATGATCCGGCTCACTTCGTCAACCGTACCGGGCCTGAGCACAAGCGGGCTCCTGCCTCCATAGAGCCCGCGCGGTTCGTTGACGTATGGCTCTATATCGGCGGGTGAATGGAGCGCGAAGCGGTCGCCGACGATCGCCACGAAACGGTCGAGCAGCGCCGGCTTGAAGTCATTATTGTCATTGAGCATGGGGTGATCCTAGGCAGAGATGCCGTCGATGTCACGTGGGGCGGCGGCGCGGCGCAAACGGTCGTTGATGGCTTCGCCGAGCCCTTCGGCGGGTATGGGCTCGACGGCGATGACAGCCGCGCCGGTCGCGTCGAGTTCCCGGAGCATGGAGAAAAGATTGGCGGCGGCCTCGTGCGGATCGCCCTTCGGCGACAGATTGCAGACGGCCTTCGCACCTTCCGCTCCCTTGGCGCGGGCCGGCCCGAAGGCCATGAGCGCCTCGCCCCGAGCGATTTCCGTCACGTTCAGCCTTACCTTGGCGCCGGGCGCATAATGTGAGGTCATCATGCCCGGCGCCTCGAGACCGGCCTTCCTGCCGCGCTCGAGCTTGACGCCAGCGACGGCTTCTATTTCCTCCGCGGCGAGGCCGCCCGGCCGCAACAGCCGCAACCTGCCGCCCTCGGATTTGACGATGGTGGATTCCACGCCGACCGGCGTCGGCCCGCCATCGACGACGAGCGCGATCCGGGCACCGAGATCGGCGTTGACGGCGGCGGCGGACGTGCCGCTGATGCGGCCCGACGAATTGGCGCTCGGCGCCGCCAGCGGCCGGCCGACGCGAGCGATGAGGCGGGAGATGAAGCCGGTTGGCATACGCAATGCGATCGTGTCGAGCCCCGCCCTCACCAGTGGATGGATTTGGGCGCTCTTTTTCAGCGGCAGGACGAGCGTCAGCGGCCCCGGCCAGAACTTTTCCGCCAGAAGCCGCGACAGCGGATCGAATTCGCCGATCGCGTCGGCCATCTCCATATCGCTGACATGGACGATCAGCGGATTGAAGCGCGGCCGGCCCTTGACGTCGTAGATGCGCGCCACCGCCTCGCCGTTGGTCGCGTCAGCGGCAAGGCCGTAGACGGTCTCGGTCGGGACGGCGACCGGATTGCCGGCCAGGATGAGCTTCGCGGCCTTCTCCAGCGCTTCTTCAGCCGTCAGGACCACCGCCACGATCACTACCCTTCATTAACCGTGTCGTCACCTAAGCCTGCCATTCGCCGCTGGCAAGCGCCGCGGGCACGCTTTCGTTAATGACTAGAATGCTAGTGGTTTTCGCAAGATGGCGGCAAGCATCCGCTTCTATCCTTATCGGACGAGTTAGCTGTGCGGGGCAGTTCTTGTTGACGCGGACAATCGCAGGGCTGGCCTTGGCGACGCTCCTGACGACGGGGGCGGCTTCGGCGTCGTCCTTCGTCACGCCCGCGCCCATGACCGCGAAACTCGGCCCTTCCATGATCATGCTCGGCGGACCGGCCATCAAATCGGCGACCGCGAGCAATCGGACCAAACCAGCCGAAACCATCGCCGCCGCGATTGACGAAGCGCCGCTCGATTATCCGTTCCCCGGCAGCAAAGGCAGCGCCGGGCTCACGCCTGCCGGCGATGCCGAGTTCGTGCGCGTGAGCGCCTCCATCATCGCCATGGCCGAACCGGAACCGTGGGTCAGCTTCGAACAGGTCGCGGCGGTGGACAAGGACACGGACGACAGCGAGGCCGAGCGGCGTCGCGAGTTTTTCGGACCCCTACCGACAGTGATCCGCGGCGGCGTGGTTGACAATGGCGGGTCGGCGCCAGCCACCGTTCCAGCCGCTTCCTCGCAGTCCGCATCCTCTTCACGGCAACCGCAGAATAAGCCCAACACGCCCCCGCCGGCGCCGCTGCCCGCCAGCATCGTCCCGCAAACAAAAATCCAGTAGCTGCGTCAGCCGCCGGGCTTTCAGCCGGCTATTCGGGAGAAATCGGCGACCTGGCCTGTCGCTTCGCGAATGCGCGCCAGAAGCGCAAGGCGGTTGGCGCGCACGGCCTCATCCTCGGCGTTCACGAGTACTTCCTCGAAGAAGGCATCGACCGGCCCGCGCAGCGCGGAAAGCGCGCGCATGGCGGCGGAAAAGTCCTGCTTTCCAATGGCTTCGCCGGCTTCCTTCTCAGCCTGATTCACCGCCGCGAAGAGCGCTTTTTCGCCCGCTTCGGCGAAAAGCGCCGGATCGACAGCGGCGGCGATGCGCGTGCCCTTCTTCTCCTCCGCCGCAAGGATGTTCGCCGCGCGTTTGGTGCCCGCGAGCAGGTTCTTGCCGTCCTCGGTGTCGAGGAAGGTGGAAAGGGCTTCCACCCGGCGGACGATCAGGAGGAGATCGTCGTTCGATGAAAGCGTGATCTCCCCCCTTGAGGGGGAGATGCCCGGCAGGGCAGAGGGGGGTGCACCGGCGACGGTTTCCCTCCCCTCTGTCGGTTTCACCGACATCTCCCCCTCAAGGGGGGAGATTCCGCTCGCCAACACCGCGTCGATCAGGTCATGCCGCGCACCTTGATCACGCAGATAAACTTTCAAGCGATCGTGGAAGAAGGAGAGGAGGTCCCTTTCGGCCCATTTCGAGAGCCCCAGCCGCACCCCATTCTCGACCAATATCCGAATCACGCCCAGCGCCGCGCGCCTCAGCGCATAGGGATCCTTCGACCCCGTCGGCTTCTCGTCGATGGCCCAGAAGCCGGTGAGCGTGTCGAGCTTGTCGGCCAGCGCCACTGCGATCGATACCGGATCGCCCGGCACGCGATCAGACGGGCCCTGCGGCTTGTAGTGTTCCTCGATCGCTGTGGCGACGGAGGGATGCTCGCCCTGCAGTGCCGCGTAGGTGCGGCCCATCTGGCCCTGAAGCTCGGGGAACTCGCCCACCACTTCGGTCTGCAGATCGGCCTTGGCGAGGATGGCGGCACGGCGGGCAAGCTTCGGATCGGCGCCGACGACCGGCGCCAGTTCCTCCGCCAGCCGTGCGATGCGCTCGACGCGCTCGCCTTGCGTGCCAAGCTTTGCGTGGAAGGTGACGCCGAGATGGTCGAGGCGGGCCATGCGCTGGTCGAGCGGCTTCTTCAGGTCGAGGCCGAATTTTTCAGCCGAAGCCTTCAGCCGGTCGAGGTCAGGCAGGTCGGCCTGGTCCGTCTTCCAGAAATGCAGCGCGTCGGACAGGCGCGCCCGCACTACCTTGCCGTTGCCGCGCGCGATCTCCGCACCGTCGTCCTTCGCCTCGATATTGGCGGTGAGGAGGAAATGGTTGGAGAGTTGCACCGAGTCCCCCTCCCCCTTGTGGGGAGGGGTTAGGGGTGGGGGTATATCGGCACGGCCGTTACCCCTACCCGCGGCTTCGCCGCGACCTCCCCACAAGGGGGAGGTGGGCCGGGTGACAAAGCATTTCTGGTTGGCTCTGATCGTCAACCGCACGATCTCGGAGGGGATCGACAGGAAATCCTCCTCGAATTCTCCCATCAGCACGACCGGCCATTCGACCAGCCCGGAAACCTCTTCCAGCAGGCCCTCGTCCTCGACCAGTTCCAGCCCACGCGCGAAGGCGAGGTTCCTGGCGTCTGCAAGGATGATCTCCTTGCGCCGCCCGCCGTCGAGCACGACCTTCGCAGCCTCGAGCCTGGCCACGTAATCGTCGAAGCGGCGCACGGTGATCGCGCCCGGCGCGTGGAAGCGATGGCCGTAGGTGACGTTGCCGGCGCGGATACCGTCGATCTCGAAATCGACGACCACGGGCTCTTCGGTCTCAGGGCCGAAGGTGCAGAGGATCGATTGCAGCGGCCGCACCCAGCGCAGCGCCTCGCCGCCGCGCCCCTCGACAGCGCCGTAGCGCACACCCTTCGGGCCGGAGGCCGCGCCCCAGCGCATGGATTTCGGCCACGGGAAGTTGCGGATCACACCGGGCAGCAGGTCGGCGATGATCGCTTCCGCCGCCCTGCCCGGCTTCGAGATTACGGCCACATAGAAATCGCCCTTTTTCGGGTCGGTGCGGATTTCGGCTTCTTCCACAGAGGAAAGCCCGGCCGAGCGCAGAAACCCCTGCACGGCCTGCTCGGGCGCCTTTGTCGAAGGTCCCTTGCGCTCCTCGCGCACATCGCGGGAACGAACCGTCAGCCCGCGCACATCCAGCGTCAGCCGACGCGGCGTCCAGTATTCGCGCGCCGCCTCATAGGTCAGCCCGGCATCGACCAGGCCGTCGGTGACCAGCTTCTTCAAATCGCCGGCGGCCTTGCGCTGCATGCGGGCAGGGATTTCCTCGGAGCGGAGTTCGAGCAGAAGGTCGGGCATTTGAAAAGGTCTTCCGGTTTGCGCGTCCGCCCTACCAAGGCCGATTGCGCTTGTCACCATTAGCTCTATATATAAGCGATATATGTTGCCGATATCAGTTATCGTGAGATAGCCATGCGCACCCTTATCAACATGGACGAGAAGCAGATTCGCGAACTCGACCGTCTGGCGAGAAACCAGAACCGGTCCCGCGCGTCGGTCGTTCGCGATGCCGTTTCCGACTATCTGCAACGCCAGACAACGGACGCCCGGAAGGATGCATTCGGCCTTTGGGGCCGGCGAAAGGTCGATGGCCTGGCCTATCAGGAAAAGATGCGCGGCGAATGGTGAAAGCGCTTTTCGACACCAACATCCTCATCGACTATCTCAACGCGGTGCCGCAAGCCCGCAATGAATTCGGCCGCTACGAAGCGATC encodes:
- a CDS encoding glycoside hydrolase family 25 protein, with the translated sequence MPNLPKALARSAAALVAAAMLWPAYGHASDFSKPWLRPDRALVVDAYEYNSIDWTKLAEDKRVVGFINKATDGLPPPAKCEDDDDVQLRLCKALWKRYSVARELFRTRRTIAKALGLKWGAYHLARPGNPIDQANHFIDFVEPGPDDLVALDIEENDPYRWMSLADAEEFARHVMRRIGRYPVLYTNNVTAEFIAAHKDEYPLLSRLPLWYARYKPEIADHFPKGNWDGYTLWQFSSQANCSVRQCPYRVPGTPTDIDINVAAMDADALRKAWPLDALVDRKEELIVNVPVPLGREEALSGGEPIVWATVDPTSDAKLLAAAYARAGNRYPAGGPPVEDPTARLAEALLAYLGSLGEGVLAYAGLDASSPGVDPITIAAIPVEEAKGDPLPHGP
- the purD gene encoding phosphoribosylamine--glycine ligase, yielding MNVLLIGSGGREHALAWKIAASPMLTRLFAAPGNPGIAKEAECVGLDASDHAAVLSFCREKAIDLVVIGPEAPLVAGLADTLRATGVRVFGPSAAAARLEGSKGFTKDLCARYGIPTAAYGRFGNAEDARAYVEKVGAPIVVKADGLAAGKGVTVAMNEGEALAAIDACFDGAFGGAGAEVVVEEYLEGEEASFFCLCDGTTALPFGTAQDHKRVGDGDTGPNTGGMGAYSPAPAMTPAMIERAMREIVEPTMRGMAEIGAPFSGILYAGLMLTADGPKLIEYNVRFGDPECQVLMPRLKDDILVLMQAAADGQLGHMSVRWRDEAALTVVIAAKGYPTNPEKGAPISGIGAAEADGAIVFQAGTAEKGGRLVAASGRVLDVTALGRTVVEAQRKAYEAVDRIGFPGGFCRRDIGWRAIG
- a CDS encoding cold-shock protein, which gives rise to MNTGTVKFFNSTKGFGFIELGNGQPDVFVHISAVERSGMQSLVEGQKVSFDIVKDARNGKSAAENLKAA
- a CDS encoding ArnT family glycosyltransferase; its protein translation is MASDRILPYLLLALLFVTTIAFRPVLPVDETRYLSVSWEMLLKGSYIVPTMNFVPYFSKPPLLFWLIDISWGVFGVGRVSALLVIFVASCLFIYLTTRLARALFPDAAALSRRMPWLVLGNVAFIIYSSLILFDILLTDCIVASFLSLLLFARGRGRRYALLAGFFIGLGLLAKGPVMLIHVGWPIVLYPIWRNPDGELTPGQFYRGALLSLLAALVVVLFWLVPVVAHMGDAIYSLIWSQSAGRITGTLRNSHDRPIYFYALLLPIIALPWLLSPELWRSASRIRSQGRSLLSAADRRALRLLLSWSVGVFVTFSLISGKQPHYLVPLIPLITIGIGYLLVSAPLLPIRSCAVLLLVAAGIGQAVASQTLFRRYDLQPLANYIAERRDADWAFAGDYQDQFGFLARLEKPFVEIDNTQVGDWMASHPNGYVIMTFRHAPKVSDGVDFSIRADRGYFGVRKAGDPGARTGSGS
- the ubiA gene encoding 4-hydroxybenzoate octaprenyltransferase — its product is MESIQSRAGQGRVADAPSGHWVYRALPTWLWPYAQLARWDRPIGWWLLLWPCWWSAALAASAHAEPGIPLWSALPSPWHLLFFLIGAIAMRGAGCTYNDLADEDIDAAVERTRSRPLPSRQVTRRQAWGFLVLQALVGLAVLVQFNPFAILLGIASLAIVAVYPFMKRITDWPQFVLGLAFSWGALMGWAAHYGSLDWPPVLLYAGSILWVIGYDTIYAHQDKEDDALVGVRSTARLFGNNTKWWLVRLYGGALMLMAIAFALARVPLPALAGLVAAGFHMAHQIRVLDIDNPDQCLRLFHSNKVVGWLIFVGLLAGGIWASLAPLI
- a CDS encoding DUF6101 family protein codes for the protein MNTGLKPVWAGCNMRLDPFRLPQATSYATRDDFGDVHFTIDQRGVVIRRLLEKSGLPVTVILPANAFRGVAARAIEDGDGCVTVTLELLHNDPMLAVPLLVAENLDDVAADWRAWSDAYRLPMLLIEADGVARTLEESLGAVKTEPPKERRKGRPVRTRRPRFLARRKPGDLGLRLIVDGEEIIARQ
- a CDS encoding DUF982 domain-containing protein, which gives rise to MDRKSFKAPVTVYLKDSREFRVICDLANASDFLFDHWAGNDSPDWTFAMNKCSAAMMGKAPADEARTAFIAATKAAGMQINCEISLP